The following proteins come from a genomic window of Pseudochaenichthys georgianus chromosome 19, fPseGeo1.2, whole genome shotgun sequence:
- the nbr1a gene encoding NBR1 autophagy cargo receptor a isoform X2 — MGLPVTIKVNFRGNVKRFLAQDLDKLEWESVEAWIKASFGINHFQIKYFDEDNEEICINSQDEYEEAIKSAEKQGNQLHMNVYKMKGQACGGPLKTEVKELKGDLRPAPPYPSKVKTVDKGTQVTPEREAVTAKDNKGNKPEDEPPPMWFRSYMEKFKDEVVKEVVERMCNDFSGQCCTHKSPDGPLEASGGPLGPGPGPSTSSGSLGYTPNCSSCKKLTSEGAYKCSVCPSCILCEMCRHSHDPSHNLVRTKTPLSIPEHGMSGELRFPRRGDMTVRKAERQRLKAERRQLRAEVKEIKKKLRLEKRGLQWSGPSTSGRANLTNMASTSTQVPALSPPAATETASGPAQGPVPAPAPDPQTSSPEGPGVSNTSLVPTMAALFLDENLPDGTRLEPATKFIKYWKMRNSGTISWTSETKLVFMWGNLGLASEERKEVPVPLLLPGQVGVVSVAFVAPVMEGTYTSHWRLAHCGCQFGPRVWCSIVVDLGDGRNAPGHQSKPLKEEESPVEKEEVRSKDSGPVFSVDLNHEDYYFPSVDLLTAQDLLSFELLDINIVQELEKVPNNTPVDLTPCISPLPHDPPVLEEPVNSQIKEDAEVTGVRKLFVKLRQQKEQLEPLVQEEDREEEISGAQFLCETVIRSLTLEEGPDHRPLRRAQHSSHKPQVVSRGTSFCLERVVEAEQTTEIVQEGSEEICAVRLESSALPVNTGFNQITEEEETRPVLLEPANENLHTSSHRDIENEEVIDDMQSMAEIQEEKEEGGTKGEDWEEVSSQTSSVSSCDDYIIVLPDCFDTSRPLGESMYSSAMSQPDPAPPTSTAADDVTPADPDALQEEEEEEEEEEEDSNSEPDDVAPLRERQEAVDAEDLSVNTWPPPVPPPHSSVNQMLCASQTLDAVTLTPVVVPPPVLPDPLLPPPTLYSPRSEALYLAEDPSPPACDPYEPHQPRVHLNVSSGLSRSAGSASSAFETYNPRPSNALQPRGQGGITEGLVKGALSVAASAYKALFTGPNCSIQRGIDPATRQDPSLMAMLLEMGFRDQRLNQRLLRKHGYSLLHTVNELVQIAEDNQSKAVNAPH, encoded by the exons ATGGGGCTGCCTGTTACGATTAAAGTAAATTTCCGTGGGAACGTGAAGAGATTTCTGGCTCAGGATTTGGACAAACTGGAGTGGGAGTCCGTTGAAGCCTGG ATCAAAGCGTCTTTTGGGATCAACCACTTTCAAATCAAATACTTTGATGAGGATAATGAAGAG ATTTGTATAAACAGTCAAG ATGAATATGAAGAAGCCATCAAG AGTGCAGAGAAGCAGGGGAACCAGTTGCACATGAACGTGTACAAGATGAAGGGTCAGGCCTGTGGAGGCCCGCTGAAGACGGAGGTGAAGGAGCTGAAAGGAGACCTCCGGCCTGCTCCTCCGTATCCATCAAAGGTCAAAACGGTGGATAAAGGCACACAGGTCACCCCGGAGCGAGAAGCT GTCACAGCAAAGGACAACAAGGGGAACAAGCCAGAAGATGAACCACCTCCCATGTGGTTTAGATCGTACATGGAGAAG TTTAAAGATGAGGTAGTGAAAGAGGTGGTGGAAAGGATGTGCAATGACTTTTCTGGCCAGTGTTGTACCCACAAATCACCAGATGGGCCGCTTGAAGCCAGTGGCGGTCCTTTAGGGCCAGGGCCGGGCCCCTCCACCTCAAGTGGGTCCCTGGGCTACACCCCCAACTGCAGCAGCTGCAAAAAACTCACCTCTGAAGGGGCCTACAAGTGCAG TGTATGCCCGTCCTGCATCCTGTGTGAGATGTGCAGACACAGCCATGACCCCAGCCACAACCTCGTGAGAACCAAgacacctctctccatccctGAGCATGGCATGTCGGGAGAGTTGAG GTTCCCAAGGCGAGGAGACATGACTGTGCGCAAGGCCGAGCGACAGCGCCTCAAAGCTGAAAGGAGGCAGCTCAGAGCTGAAGTGAAGGAAATCAAGAAGAAACTGAGACTGGAGAAGAGGGGGCTGCAGTGGAGTGGGCCCTCTACCTCAGGCAGAGCCAACCTGACAAACATGGCCTCCACGTCCACGCAGGTcccagccctgtccccccctgCTGCCACAGAAACTGCCTCAGGTCCAGCCCAAGGTCCCGTCCCTGCCCCGGCCCCTGATCCCCAGACCTCCAGTCCAGA GGGTCCCGGGGTCTCGAACACGTCCTTGGTTCCTACTATGGCTGCCTTGTTTCTGGATGAAAATCTGCCGGACGGCACCCGTCTGGAGCCTGCTACCAAGTTCATCAAATACTGGAAGATGAGGAACTCGGGCACTATCAGCTGGACCTCAGAGACTAAG CTAGTGTTCATGTGGGGAAACCTCGGCTTGGCGtcagaggagaggaaggaggtGCCGGTCCCCTTGCTGCTGCCGGGACAAGTGGGAGTGGTCAGTGTGGCCTTTGTGGCCCCCGTGATGGAGGGGACGTACACCTCCCACTGGCGGCTGGCGCACTGCGGCTGCCAGTTTGGCCCCCGGGTCTGGTGCAGCATCGTAGTCGACCTCGGTGACGGCCGGAACGCACCCGGGCATCAGAGCAAACCACTG aaggaggaggagagtccagtggagaaggaggaggtcaGGTCAAAGGACAGCGGCCCTGTCTTTTCTGTAGACCTGAACCACGAAGACTACTACTTCCCCTCCGTGGACCTGCTCACTGCACAG GATCTACTGTCATTTGAGCTGCTGGATATAAATATTGTGCAAGAGTTGGAGAAGGTTCCGAACAACACTCCTGTTG ATTTGACTCCCTGCATATCTCCTCTGCCCCATGATCCACCAGTGTTGGAGGAGCCCGTAAATTCCCAGATTAAAGAAGACGCAGAGGTCACAGGGGTCAGAAAGCTTTTTG TAAAACTGAGGCAGCAGAAGGAGCAGCTGGAGCCTTTGGTCCAGGAGGAGGACCGGGAGGAGGAGATCAGTGGAGCCCAGTTCCTCTGTGAGACTGTCATCCGCTCCCTCACCTTAGAGGAGGGCCCTGATCACAGACCCCTGCGCAGGGCCCAGCACAGCAGCCACAAACCTCAGG TTGTGTCGCGGGGCACCAGCTTTTGCTTGGAGAGGGTTGTAGAGGCTGAGCAGACGACAGAGATAGTGCAGGAGGGAAGTGAGGAGATCTGTGCTGTTAGACTGGAGAGTTCAGCTCTGCCTGTCAACACAGGCTTCAACCagatcacagaggaagaggagaccaGACCAG TTTTGCTGGAACCAGCAAATGAAAACCTGCATACGAGTTCACATCGTGATATCGAGAATGAAGAAGTCATTGATGACATGCAGAGCATGGCAGAAATTCaagaggagaaagaggagggTGGAACTAAAGGAGAAGACTGGGAGGAG GTCAGCAGTCAGACCTCCTCAGTCTCCTCCTGCGACGATTACATCATCGTCCTCCCAGACTGCTTTGACACCAGCCGGCCTCTGGGGGAGTCCATGTACAGCTCCGCCATGTCGCAGCCGGACCCCGCCCCCCCCACTTCCACTGCTGCTGATGATGTGACCCCAGCCGATCCGGACGCACtgcaagaggaggaggaggaggaggaggaagaagaggaagactCCAACTCGGAGCCGGATGACGTGGCCCCGCTGAGAGAGAGGCAGGAGGCGGTGGATGCAGAGGATTTGTCTGTGAACACGTGGCCCCCGcccgtcccccccccccacagcagTGTGAACCAGATGCTGTGCGCCTCCCAAACCCTGGACGCCGTGACGCTCACGCCTGTAGTGGTGCCTCCACCAGTGCTGCCTGACCCcctgctgcccccccccacactctaCTCACCCAG GTCTGAGGCACTGTACCTGGCCGAGGATCCCAGTCCTCCAGCCTGTGATCCATATGAGCCACATCAACCGAGGGTCCACCTAAATG TATCATCTGGTCTGTCGAGATCAGCAGGCTCAGCATCCAGTGCCTTTGAGACATACAACCCCAGACCCAGCAACGCTTTGCAGCCAAG GGGCCAAGGAGGCATCACCGAGGGACTTGTCAAAGGGGCCCTCTCTGTGGCAGCGTCCGCTTATAAAGCTCTCTTCACAGGACCAAACTGCTCAATACAG CGAGGCATCGACCCGGCCACCCGGCAGGACCCTTCCCTGATGGCCATGCTGCTGGAGATGGGCTTCAGAGACCAGCGGCTTAACCAGCGGCTGCTGAGGAAGCACGGCTACAGCCTGCTGCACACCGTCAACGAGCTGGTGCAGATCGCCGAGGACAACCAGAGCAAAGCTGTCAATGCTCCGCACTGA
- the nbr1a gene encoding NBR1 autophagy cargo receptor a isoform X1 has protein sequence MGLPVTIKVNFRGNVKRFLAQDLDKLEWESVEAWIKASFGINHFQIKYFDEDNEEICINSQDEYEEAIKSAEKQGNQLHMNVYKMKGQACGGPLKTEVKELKGDLRPAPPYPSKVKTVDKGTQVTPEREAVTAKDNKGNKPEDEPPPMWFRSYMEKFKDEVVKEVVERMCNDFSGQCCTHKSPDGPLEASGGPLGPGPGPSTSSGSLGYTPNCSSCKKLTSEGAYKCSVCPSCILCEMCRHSHDPSHNLVRTKTPLSIPEHGMSGELRFPRRGDMTVRKAERQRLKAERRQLRAEVKEIKKKLRLEKRGLQWSGPSTSGRANLTNMASTSTQVPALSPPAATETASGPAQGPVPAPAPDPQTSSPEGPGVSNTSLVPTMAALFLDENLPDGTRLEPATKFIKYWKMRNSGTISWTSETKLVFMWGNLGLASEERKEVPVPLLLPGQVGVVSVAFVAPVMEGTYTSHWRLAHCGCQFGPRVWCSIVVDLGDGRNAPGHQSKPLKEEESPVEKEEVRSKDSGPVFSVDLNHEDYYFPSVDLLTAQDLLSFELLDINIVQELEKVPNNTPVDLTPCISPLPHDPPVLEEPVNSQIKEDAEVTGVRKLFAVKLRQQKEQLEPLVQEEDREEEISGAQFLCETVIRSLTLEEGPDHRPLRRAQHSSHKPQVVSRGTSFCLERVVEAEQTTEIVQEGSEEICAVRLESSALPVNTGFNQITEEEETRPVLLEPANENLHTSSHRDIENEEVIDDMQSMAEIQEEKEEGGTKGEDWEEVSSQTSSVSSCDDYIIVLPDCFDTSRPLGESMYSSAMSQPDPAPPTSTAADDVTPADPDALQEEEEEEEEEEEDSNSEPDDVAPLRERQEAVDAEDLSVNTWPPPVPPPHSSVNQMLCASQTLDAVTLTPVVVPPPVLPDPLLPPPTLYSPRSEALYLAEDPSPPACDPYEPHQPRVHLNVSSGLSRSAGSASSAFETYNPRPSNALQPRGQGGITEGLVKGALSVAASAYKALFTGPNCSIQRGIDPATRQDPSLMAMLLEMGFRDQRLNQRLLRKHGYSLLHTVNELVQIAEDNQSKAVNAPH, from the exons ATGGGGCTGCCTGTTACGATTAAAGTAAATTTCCGTGGGAACGTGAAGAGATTTCTGGCTCAGGATTTGGACAAACTGGAGTGGGAGTCCGTTGAAGCCTGG ATCAAAGCGTCTTTTGGGATCAACCACTTTCAAATCAAATACTTTGATGAGGATAATGAAGAG ATTTGTATAAACAGTCAAG ATGAATATGAAGAAGCCATCAAG AGTGCAGAGAAGCAGGGGAACCAGTTGCACATGAACGTGTACAAGATGAAGGGTCAGGCCTGTGGAGGCCCGCTGAAGACGGAGGTGAAGGAGCTGAAAGGAGACCTCCGGCCTGCTCCTCCGTATCCATCAAAGGTCAAAACGGTGGATAAAGGCACACAGGTCACCCCGGAGCGAGAAGCT GTCACAGCAAAGGACAACAAGGGGAACAAGCCAGAAGATGAACCACCTCCCATGTGGTTTAGATCGTACATGGAGAAG TTTAAAGATGAGGTAGTGAAAGAGGTGGTGGAAAGGATGTGCAATGACTTTTCTGGCCAGTGTTGTACCCACAAATCACCAGATGGGCCGCTTGAAGCCAGTGGCGGTCCTTTAGGGCCAGGGCCGGGCCCCTCCACCTCAAGTGGGTCCCTGGGCTACACCCCCAACTGCAGCAGCTGCAAAAAACTCACCTCTGAAGGGGCCTACAAGTGCAG TGTATGCCCGTCCTGCATCCTGTGTGAGATGTGCAGACACAGCCATGACCCCAGCCACAACCTCGTGAGAACCAAgacacctctctccatccctGAGCATGGCATGTCGGGAGAGTTGAG GTTCCCAAGGCGAGGAGACATGACTGTGCGCAAGGCCGAGCGACAGCGCCTCAAAGCTGAAAGGAGGCAGCTCAGAGCTGAAGTGAAGGAAATCAAGAAGAAACTGAGACTGGAGAAGAGGGGGCTGCAGTGGAGTGGGCCCTCTACCTCAGGCAGAGCCAACCTGACAAACATGGCCTCCACGTCCACGCAGGTcccagccctgtccccccctgCTGCCACAGAAACTGCCTCAGGTCCAGCCCAAGGTCCCGTCCCTGCCCCGGCCCCTGATCCCCAGACCTCCAGTCCAGA GGGTCCCGGGGTCTCGAACACGTCCTTGGTTCCTACTATGGCTGCCTTGTTTCTGGATGAAAATCTGCCGGACGGCACCCGTCTGGAGCCTGCTACCAAGTTCATCAAATACTGGAAGATGAGGAACTCGGGCACTATCAGCTGGACCTCAGAGACTAAG CTAGTGTTCATGTGGGGAAACCTCGGCTTGGCGtcagaggagaggaaggaggtGCCGGTCCCCTTGCTGCTGCCGGGACAAGTGGGAGTGGTCAGTGTGGCCTTTGTGGCCCCCGTGATGGAGGGGACGTACACCTCCCACTGGCGGCTGGCGCACTGCGGCTGCCAGTTTGGCCCCCGGGTCTGGTGCAGCATCGTAGTCGACCTCGGTGACGGCCGGAACGCACCCGGGCATCAGAGCAAACCACTG aaggaggaggagagtccagtggagaaggaggaggtcaGGTCAAAGGACAGCGGCCCTGTCTTTTCTGTAGACCTGAACCACGAAGACTACTACTTCCCCTCCGTGGACCTGCTCACTGCACAG GATCTACTGTCATTTGAGCTGCTGGATATAAATATTGTGCAAGAGTTGGAGAAGGTTCCGAACAACACTCCTGTTG ATTTGACTCCCTGCATATCTCCTCTGCCCCATGATCCACCAGTGTTGGAGGAGCCCGTAAATTCCCAGATTAAAGAAGACGCAGAGGTCACAGGGGTCAGAAAGCTTTTTG CAGTAAAACTGAGGCAGCAGAAGGAGCAGCTGGAGCCTTTGGTCCAGGAGGAGGACCGGGAGGAGGAGATCAGTGGAGCCCAGTTCCTCTGTGAGACTGTCATCCGCTCCCTCACCTTAGAGGAGGGCCCTGATCACAGACCCCTGCGCAGGGCCCAGCACAGCAGCCACAAACCTCAGG TTGTGTCGCGGGGCACCAGCTTTTGCTTGGAGAGGGTTGTAGAGGCTGAGCAGACGACAGAGATAGTGCAGGAGGGAAGTGAGGAGATCTGTGCTGTTAGACTGGAGAGTTCAGCTCTGCCTGTCAACACAGGCTTCAACCagatcacagaggaagaggagaccaGACCAG TTTTGCTGGAACCAGCAAATGAAAACCTGCATACGAGTTCACATCGTGATATCGAGAATGAAGAAGTCATTGATGACATGCAGAGCATGGCAGAAATTCaagaggagaaagaggagggTGGAACTAAAGGAGAAGACTGGGAGGAG GTCAGCAGTCAGACCTCCTCAGTCTCCTCCTGCGACGATTACATCATCGTCCTCCCAGACTGCTTTGACACCAGCCGGCCTCTGGGGGAGTCCATGTACAGCTCCGCCATGTCGCAGCCGGACCCCGCCCCCCCCACTTCCACTGCTGCTGATGATGTGACCCCAGCCGATCCGGACGCACtgcaagaggaggaggaggaggaggaggaagaagaggaagactCCAACTCGGAGCCGGATGACGTGGCCCCGCTGAGAGAGAGGCAGGAGGCGGTGGATGCAGAGGATTTGTCTGTGAACACGTGGCCCCCGcccgtcccccccccccacagcagTGTGAACCAGATGCTGTGCGCCTCCCAAACCCTGGACGCCGTGACGCTCACGCCTGTAGTGGTGCCTCCACCAGTGCTGCCTGACCCcctgctgcccccccccacactctaCTCACCCAG GTCTGAGGCACTGTACCTGGCCGAGGATCCCAGTCCTCCAGCCTGTGATCCATATGAGCCACATCAACCGAGGGTCCACCTAAATG TATCATCTGGTCTGTCGAGATCAGCAGGCTCAGCATCCAGTGCCTTTGAGACATACAACCCCAGACCCAGCAACGCTTTGCAGCCAAG GGGCCAAGGAGGCATCACCGAGGGACTTGTCAAAGGGGCCCTCTCTGTGGCAGCGTCCGCTTATAAAGCTCTCTTCACAGGACCAAACTGCTCAATACAG CGAGGCATCGACCCGGCCACCCGGCAGGACCCTTCCCTGATGGCCATGCTGCTGGAGATGGGCTTCAGAGACCAGCGGCTTAACCAGCGGCTGCTGAGGAAGCACGGCTACAGCCTGCTGCACACCGTCAACGAGCTGGTGCAGATCGCCGAGGACAACCAGAGCAAAGCTGTCAATGCTCCGCACTGA
- the nbr1a gene encoding NBR1 autophagy cargo receptor a isoform X5, with amino-acid sequence MGLPVTIKVNFRGNVKRFLAQDLDKLEWESVEAWIKASFGINHFQIKYFDEDNEEICINSQDEYEEAIKSAEKQGNQLHMNVYKMKGQACGGPLKTEVKELKGDLRPAPPYPSKVKTVDKGTQVTPEREAVTAKDNKGNKPEDEPPPMWFRSYMEKFKDEVVKEVVERMCNDFSGQCCTHKSPDGPLEASGGPLGPGPGPSTSSGSLGYTPNCSSCKKLTSEGAYKCSVCPSCILCEMCRHSHDPSHNLVRTKTPLSIPEHGMSGELRGPGVSNTSLVPTMAALFLDENLPDGTRLEPATKFIKYWKMRNSGTISWTSETKLVFMWGNLGLASEERKEVPVPLLLPGQVGVVSVAFVAPVMEGTYTSHWRLAHCGCQFGPRVWCSIVVDLGDGRNAPGHQSKPLKEEESPVEKEEVRSKDSGPVFSVDLNHEDYYFPSVDLLTAQDLLSFELLDINIVQELEKVPNNTPVDLTPCISPLPHDPPVLEEPVNSQIKEDAEVTGVRKLFAVKLRQQKEQLEPLVQEEDREEEISGAQFLCETVIRSLTLEEGPDHRPLRRAQHSSHKPQVVSRGTSFCLERVVEAEQTTEIVQEGSEEICAVRLESSALPVNTGFNQITEEEETRPVLLEPANENLHTSSHRDIENEEVIDDMQSMAEIQEEKEEGGTKGEDWEEVSSQTSSVSSCDDYIIVLPDCFDTSRPLGESMYSSAMSQPDPAPPTSTAADDVTPADPDALQEEEEEEEEEEEDSNSEPDDVAPLRERQEAVDAEDLSVNTWPPPVPPPHSSVNQMLCASQTLDAVTLTPVVVPPPVLPDPLLPPPTLYSPRSEALYLAEDPSPPACDPYEPHQPRVHLNVSSGLSRSAGSASSAFETYNPRPSNALQPRGQGGITEGLVKGALSVAASAYKALFTGPNCSIQRGIDPATRQDPSLMAMLLEMGFRDQRLNQRLLRKHGYSLLHTVNELVQIAEDNQSKAVNAPH; translated from the exons ATGGGGCTGCCTGTTACGATTAAAGTAAATTTCCGTGGGAACGTGAAGAGATTTCTGGCTCAGGATTTGGACAAACTGGAGTGGGAGTCCGTTGAAGCCTGG ATCAAAGCGTCTTTTGGGATCAACCACTTTCAAATCAAATACTTTGATGAGGATAATGAAGAG ATTTGTATAAACAGTCAAG ATGAATATGAAGAAGCCATCAAG AGTGCAGAGAAGCAGGGGAACCAGTTGCACATGAACGTGTACAAGATGAAGGGTCAGGCCTGTGGAGGCCCGCTGAAGACGGAGGTGAAGGAGCTGAAAGGAGACCTCCGGCCTGCTCCTCCGTATCCATCAAAGGTCAAAACGGTGGATAAAGGCACACAGGTCACCCCGGAGCGAGAAGCT GTCACAGCAAAGGACAACAAGGGGAACAAGCCAGAAGATGAACCACCTCCCATGTGGTTTAGATCGTACATGGAGAAG TTTAAAGATGAGGTAGTGAAAGAGGTGGTGGAAAGGATGTGCAATGACTTTTCTGGCCAGTGTTGTACCCACAAATCACCAGATGGGCCGCTTGAAGCCAGTGGCGGTCCTTTAGGGCCAGGGCCGGGCCCCTCCACCTCAAGTGGGTCCCTGGGCTACACCCCCAACTGCAGCAGCTGCAAAAAACTCACCTCTGAAGGGGCCTACAAGTGCAG TGTATGCCCGTCCTGCATCCTGTGTGAGATGTGCAGACACAGCCATGACCCCAGCCACAACCTCGTGAGAACCAAgacacctctctccatccctGAGCATGGCATGTCGGGAGAGTTGAG GGGTCCCGGGGTCTCGAACACGTCCTTGGTTCCTACTATGGCTGCCTTGTTTCTGGATGAAAATCTGCCGGACGGCACCCGTCTGGAGCCTGCTACCAAGTTCATCAAATACTGGAAGATGAGGAACTCGGGCACTATCAGCTGGACCTCAGAGACTAAG CTAGTGTTCATGTGGGGAAACCTCGGCTTGGCGtcagaggagaggaaggaggtGCCGGTCCCCTTGCTGCTGCCGGGACAAGTGGGAGTGGTCAGTGTGGCCTTTGTGGCCCCCGTGATGGAGGGGACGTACACCTCCCACTGGCGGCTGGCGCACTGCGGCTGCCAGTTTGGCCCCCGGGTCTGGTGCAGCATCGTAGTCGACCTCGGTGACGGCCGGAACGCACCCGGGCATCAGAGCAAACCACTG aaggaggaggagagtccagtggagaaggaggaggtcaGGTCAAAGGACAGCGGCCCTGTCTTTTCTGTAGACCTGAACCACGAAGACTACTACTTCCCCTCCGTGGACCTGCTCACTGCACAG GATCTACTGTCATTTGAGCTGCTGGATATAAATATTGTGCAAGAGTTGGAGAAGGTTCCGAACAACACTCCTGTTG ATTTGACTCCCTGCATATCTCCTCTGCCCCATGATCCACCAGTGTTGGAGGAGCCCGTAAATTCCCAGATTAAAGAAGACGCAGAGGTCACAGGGGTCAGAAAGCTTTTTG CAGTAAAACTGAGGCAGCAGAAGGAGCAGCTGGAGCCTTTGGTCCAGGAGGAGGACCGGGAGGAGGAGATCAGTGGAGCCCAGTTCCTCTGTGAGACTGTCATCCGCTCCCTCACCTTAGAGGAGGGCCCTGATCACAGACCCCTGCGCAGGGCCCAGCACAGCAGCCACAAACCTCAGG TTGTGTCGCGGGGCACCAGCTTTTGCTTGGAGAGGGTTGTAGAGGCTGAGCAGACGACAGAGATAGTGCAGGAGGGAAGTGAGGAGATCTGTGCTGTTAGACTGGAGAGTTCAGCTCTGCCTGTCAACACAGGCTTCAACCagatcacagaggaagaggagaccaGACCAG TTTTGCTGGAACCAGCAAATGAAAACCTGCATACGAGTTCACATCGTGATATCGAGAATGAAGAAGTCATTGATGACATGCAGAGCATGGCAGAAATTCaagaggagaaagaggagggTGGAACTAAAGGAGAAGACTGGGAGGAG GTCAGCAGTCAGACCTCCTCAGTCTCCTCCTGCGACGATTACATCATCGTCCTCCCAGACTGCTTTGACACCAGCCGGCCTCTGGGGGAGTCCATGTACAGCTCCGCCATGTCGCAGCCGGACCCCGCCCCCCCCACTTCCACTGCTGCTGATGATGTGACCCCAGCCGATCCGGACGCACtgcaagaggaggaggaggaggaggaggaagaagaggaagactCCAACTCGGAGCCGGATGACGTGGCCCCGCTGAGAGAGAGGCAGGAGGCGGTGGATGCAGAGGATTTGTCTGTGAACACGTGGCCCCCGcccgtcccccccccccacagcagTGTGAACCAGATGCTGTGCGCCTCCCAAACCCTGGACGCCGTGACGCTCACGCCTGTAGTGGTGCCTCCACCAGTGCTGCCTGACCCcctgctgcccccccccacactctaCTCACCCAG GTCTGAGGCACTGTACCTGGCCGAGGATCCCAGTCCTCCAGCCTGTGATCCATATGAGCCACATCAACCGAGGGTCCACCTAAATG TATCATCTGGTCTGTCGAGATCAGCAGGCTCAGCATCCAGTGCCTTTGAGACATACAACCCCAGACCCAGCAACGCTTTGCAGCCAAG GGGCCAAGGAGGCATCACCGAGGGACTTGTCAAAGGGGCCCTCTCTGTGGCAGCGTCCGCTTATAAAGCTCTCTTCACAGGACCAAACTGCTCAATACAG CGAGGCATCGACCCGGCCACCCGGCAGGACCCTTCCCTGATGGCCATGCTGCTGGAGATGGGCTTCAGAGACCAGCGGCTTAACCAGCGGCTGCTGAGGAAGCACGGCTACAGCCTGCTGCACACCGTCAACGAGCTGGTGCAGATCGCCGAGGACAACCAGAGCAAAGCTGTCAATGCTCCGCACTGA